The Lysobacter gummosus genome includes a region encoding these proteins:
- a CDS encoding J domain-containing protein, whose product MNPFARLGLSEDADRAQIKRAYARELRLARPDEDPQAFQQLHEAYVRCLELAAPEDAADFSHADMPAAAFDDISLQFDAPALQPLDAIDPQWPAALPSTLWRYSHRSEPHEAPRWPASAIDIALTPPEDEAAFDLDQFTRELFRYQARHSPGQLDAWLRAHPALYNLERKEAVGQHVLEFLCDGPTLYMHPLEVILRFFELDGLHPGRPWMHAAVDELRERARSTGTDFSELRFAQPDPRRSSEEPPWMWLLVLLFVCMTVMRAFKGFNSSL is encoded by the coding sequence GTGAACCCGTTCGCGCGGCTGGGCCTGTCCGAGGACGCGGACCGGGCGCAGATCAAGCGCGCCTACGCGCGCGAGCTGCGGCTGGCGCGGCCCGACGAAGACCCGCAGGCGTTCCAGCAATTGCATGAGGCGTATGTGCGCTGCCTGGAGCTGGCGGCGCCGGAGGATGCCGCCGACTTCAGCCACGCCGACATGCCCGCTGCCGCGTTCGACGACATATCGCTGCAATTCGACGCGCCGGCGCTGCAGCCGCTGGACGCGATCGATCCCCAGTGGCCTGCGGCGCTGCCATCGACGCTGTGGCGCTACAGTCATCGCAGCGAACCCCATGAGGCGCCGCGCTGGCCGGCATCCGCCATCGACATCGCCCTGACGCCGCCCGAAGACGAAGCCGCCTTCGACCTCGATCAATTCACCCGCGAGCTGTTCCGCTACCAGGCCAGGCACTCGCCCGGGCAGTTGGATGCATGGCTGCGCGCGCATCCGGCGCTGTACAACCTTGAGCGCAAGGAAGCGGTGGGCCAGCATGTCCTGGAGTTTCTCTGCGACGGGCCGACGCTGTACATGCACCCGCTGGAAGTGATCCTGCGTTTCTTCGAACTGGATGGCCTGCATCCCGGCCGCCCGTGGATGCACGCTGCCGTCGATGAACTGCGCGAACGCGCGCGCTCGACCGGCACCGACTTCAGCGAGTTGCGCTTCGCCCAACCCGATCCCCGGCGCAGCAGCGAAGAGCCGCCGTGGATGTGGCTGCTGGTGCTGTTGTTCGTGTGCATGACGGTGATGCGCGCATTCAAGGGCTTCAATTCCTCCTTATGA
- a CDS encoding molecular chaperone HscC produces the protein MIVGIDLGTTHSLIGVYGADGPRLIRNALGESLTPSVVSVGDDERVIVGRAARERLVSHPQRSVAAFKRWMGSERITALGTHRFRPEELSALILKSLIADAEADLGEKVQEAVISVPAYFSDSQRKATRIAGELAGIKVERLINEPTAAALAYGLQQRDGGGRYLVFDLGGGTFDVSILELFEGVMEVHASAGDNFLGGEDFSAALLNAFLNEHSLSASQLSLGELATLERRIELFKHELARGDEIALELPLAGQNRAWRLDETGFAQLCEPLVQRLRAPLERAMRDAKLSPSQLNEIVLVGGASRMPLCARLVSRMFGRLPLRHVNPDEAIGFGACVAAGMKARDQSLEEIILTDVCPHTLGVNTSRESQHGYTSGVFSPIIHRNSTVPVSRVERYYPTQDHQRAVEIEIYQGESPRVENNVRLGMISIDLPPKRRDENPIDVRFTYDINGLLQVEAVALSSGLKREVVLEKNPGVMTQEQIRERLAALSAIKVHPREQQENIVLVARAERLYEELLWAREDLQGALVRFRGALDLQDRDLIAEHRGEFARFLDAIEAQGYT, from the coding sequence CGCTGACGCCGTCGGTGGTCAGCGTCGGCGACGACGAACGCGTCATCGTCGGCCGCGCCGCGCGAGAGCGTCTGGTCTCGCATCCCCAACGCAGCGTCGCCGCGTTCAAGCGCTGGATGGGCAGCGAGCGCATCACCGCGCTGGGCACGCACCGGTTCCGGCCCGAGGAATTGTCGGCGCTGATCCTCAAATCGCTGATCGCCGACGCGGAAGCCGATCTGGGCGAAAAAGTCCAGGAAGCGGTGATCAGCGTGCCGGCGTATTTCTCCGACAGCCAGCGCAAGGCCACGCGCATCGCCGGCGAGCTGGCCGGAATCAAGGTCGAGCGGCTGATCAACGAACCCACCGCCGCGGCGCTGGCCTACGGCCTGCAGCAACGCGACGGTGGCGGCCGTTATCTGGTGTTCGATCTGGGCGGCGGCACCTTCGACGTGTCGATCCTGGAATTGTTCGAAGGCGTGATGGAAGTGCACGCCAGCGCCGGCGACAACTTTCTCGGCGGCGAGGATTTCTCCGCGGCCTTGCTCAATGCGTTCTTGAACGAACACTCGCTCAGCGCCAGCCAACTGTCGCTGGGCGAGCTGGCGACTTTGGAACGCCGCATCGAGCTGTTCAAGCATGAGCTGGCGCGCGGCGACGAAATCGCCCTGGAACTGCCGCTGGCCGGACAGAACCGCGCCTGGCGCCTGGACGAAACCGGCTTCGCGCAGTTGTGCGAACCGCTGGTGCAACGCCTGCGCGCACCGCTGGAACGGGCGATGCGCGACGCCAAGCTCAGCCCGAGCCAGCTCAACGAAATCGTCCTGGTCGGCGGCGCCTCGCGCATGCCGCTGTGCGCGCGGCTGGTCTCGCGCATGTTCGGCCGCCTGCCGCTGCGCCACGTCAACCCGGACGAAGCCATCGGCTTCGGCGCCTGCGTCGCCGCCGGAATGAAGGCGCGCGATCAGTCGCTGGAGGAAATCATCCTCACCGACGTGTGCCCGCACACCCTGGGCGTCAACACCAGCCGCGAATCGCAGCACGGCTACACCAGCGGCGTGTTCTCGCCGATCATCCACCGCAACAGCACGGTGCCGGTGAGCCGGGTCGAGCGCTACTACCCCACCCAGGATCATCAGCGCGCCGTCGAGATCGAAATCTATCAGGGCGAAAGCCCGCGCGTGGAAAACAACGTGCGCCTGGGGATGATCTCGATCGATCTGCCGCCCAAGCGCCGCGACGAAAATCCGATCGACGTGCGTTTCACCTACGACATCAACGGCCTGCTGCAGGTCGAAGCGGTCGCGCTGTCGAGCGGGCTCAAGCGCGAAGTGGTGCTGGAGAAGAATCCCGGCGTCATGACCCAGGAGCAGATCCGCGAACGCCTGGCCGCGCTGTCGGCGATCAAGGTGCATCCGCGCGAGCAGCAGGAGAACATCGTCCTGGTCGCGCGCGCCGAGCGCCTGTACGAAGAACTGCTGTGGGCGCGCGAAGATCTGCAGGGCGCGCTGGTGCGGTTTCGCGGCGCGCTCGATCTGCAGGACCGCGATCTGATCGCCGAACACCGCGGCGAGTTCGCGCGCTTCCTCGACGCGATCGAAGCCCAAGGCTATACGTGA